The following proteins are encoded in a genomic region of Pseudoxanthomonas suwonensis 11-1:
- the cheD gene encoding chemoreceptor glutamine deamidase CheD, giving the protein MSLALQSDGVMRYRDPQFQVPAAKLLPTQYLVVDDGTALVTVLGSCVAACIRDPLLNLGGMNHFLLPDGNTGDGAPARYGSYAMEMLINELLKRGANRKRLEAKVFGGANVLKGFTSNPVGTRNADFVLSYLDAERIPVVAEDLRGIHPRKVWFFPHTGKVIVNRLPHAHGAEVLAAETAVRSRLSSTPVSGGVELF; this is encoded by the coding sequence ATGAGCCTGGCCCTGCAGTCCGACGGGGTGATGCGCTACCGCGACCCGCAGTTCCAGGTCCCGGCCGCCAAGCTGCTGCCCACCCAGTACCTGGTGGTGGACGACGGCACCGCGCTTGTGACCGTGCTGGGCTCCTGCGTGGCCGCCTGCATCCGCGACCCGCTGCTCAACCTCGGTGGCATGAACCACTTCCTGCTGCCGGACGGCAACACCGGCGACGGCGCACCGGCGCGCTACGGCAGCTACGCCATGGAAATGCTGATCAACGAGCTGCTCAAGCGCGGCGCCAACCGCAAGCGCCTGGAAGCCAAGGTGTTCGGCGGCGCCAACGTGCTCAAGGGCTTCACCAGCAACCCGGTCGGCACCCGCAACGCCGACTTCGTGTTGTCCTACCTGGACGCCGAGCGCATCCCGGTGGTGGCCGAGGACCTGCGCGGCATCCACCCGCGCAAGGTCTGGTTCTTCCCGCATACCGGCAAGGTCATCGTCAACCGCCTGCCGCATGCCCACGGCGCCGAGGTCCTGGCCGCCGAAACCGCGGTCCGGTCGCGCCTGTCGAGCACGCCGGTCAGCGGTGGCGTGGAGCTGTTCTGA
- a CDS encoding 5'-nucleotidase yields MQDNAPRVLTVAVTSRALFDLEEGHSLFEREGVDAYAEYQRQLEDEILEPGVAFPVVRKLLALNQRLPEDAPQVEVILLSRNSADTGLRIFNSIQHYGLDIVRAVFTAGEPTWPYVAPFGTNLFLSANPESVRRSLEHGVAAATILPARAADAARDQLRIAFDGDAVIFGDESERISREQGVAAFGLHERQRAREPLSGGPFRSFLAALHQLQAAFPAGEDAPIRTALVTARSAPAHERVIRTLREWGVRLDEALFLGGRDKGPFLAAFGADIFFDDSRHNIDSARMHVAAGHVPHGVANVED; encoded by the coding sequence ATCCAGGACAACGCACCGCGGGTACTCACCGTGGCGGTGACCTCGCGTGCCCTGTTCGACCTGGAGGAAGGCCACTCGCTGTTCGAGCGCGAGGGCGTGGACGCCTACGCCGAGTACCAGCGCCAGCTGGAGGACGAGATCCTCGAGCCGGGCGTGGCCTTCCCGGTGGTGCGCAAGCTGCTCGCGCTCAACCAGCGCCTGCCGGAGGATGCGCCGCAGGTGGAGGTGATCCTGCTGTCGCGCAACTCGGCCGACACCGGCCTGCGCATCTTCAACTCGATCCAGCACTACGGCCTGGACATCGTGCGCGCGGTGTTCACCGCCGGCGAGCCGACCTGGCCGTACGTGGCGCCGTTCGGCACCAACCTGTTCCTGTCGGCCAACCCGGAGTCGGTGCGGCGTTCGCTGGAGCACGGGGTGGCGGCGGCGACCATCCTGCCGGCGCGCGCGGCCGACGCGGCGCGCGACCAGCTGCGCATCGCCTTCGACGGCGACGCGGTGATCTTCGGCGACGAGAGCGAGCGCATCTCTCGCGAGCAGGGCGTGGCGGCATTCGGCCTGCACGAGCGCCAGCGCGCCCGCGAGCCCCTTTCCGGCGGCCCGTTCCGCAGCTTCCTGGCGGCCCTGCACCAGCTGCAGGCGGCGTTCCCGGCGGGCGAGGACGCACCGATCCGCACCGCCCTGGTCACCGCGCGCTCGGCGCCGGCGCACGAGCGGGTGATCCGCACCCTGCGCGAGTGGGGCGTGCGCCTGGACGAGGCGCTGTTCCTGGGCGGGCGTGACAAGGGGCCGTTCCTGGCCGCGTTCGGCGCCGACATCTTCTTCGACGACTCGCGCCACAACATCGACAGCGCCCGCATGCACGTGGCCGCCGGCCACGTGCCGCACGGCGTGGCCAACGTCGAGGACTGA
- a CDS encoding NAD-glutamate dehydrogenase has translation MTPKPAAKAAKPAKTSPRKSAAPAPAKAAKAAKAAKASKARADKQAAPPVAQAPGFTLEPVIAASRKLVPAARQAELAGFLEAFYRRMEEDEFPHHEPQAWAAIGADMLEFARKRKPGTANVRVFNPALKANGWESPYTVLQIVNDDMPFLVDSVSMALAEMGVSVHVLGHPLVRIERDRAGKLAKVGEGKAESLMLLEIDRQPAEAMAAIGKRVAQVLAEVRAVVSDWGLMRDRMQTLADDLATRRMPVDDANRREAQEFLRWAANDHFILFGYREYRVLRQGGEDVLAPVEGSGLGLMRGHDSAAPRPVRTLAAHGLNEAGAGIEPLILTKTNARSRLHRKGYMDYIGVLEFDAGGRIIGEQRFLGLYTSSAYNRRPWEIPLVRERHEYVMRKSGLAPNSHSGKALRHILETLPREELFQSSPEDLYRTATGVLSLQERVRSRLFLRRDRYGRFFSALVYIPRERFNTDVRLRIEAMLREALHGEHVDASVVLGESPLAQLHLIVRPKAGEVVDLDIAALEGRLAHLLRNWQDDLRELLIARHGEAEGLRLASSYGRALPAGYIEDVSPELAANDVEQLAALAGPDDMRLGLHSTPREGGTSLHLKLYRQQDDIPLSDVLPLMENMGLRVITEHPYRLQASLPGGDTQPIHIQDFEVEAQADAGDAGALAAEFEQAFAAIWAGRAENDGFNRLILGAGLDWRQVSLLRGYWKYLLQTGVPFSQGSVEQTLARYPLPARLLVELFEARFDPASLNATQLRAAQQRLADQLRPLARGDEATVRILQEVVDARGGDRAARAEAVREALLKLLDRVDSLDDDRILRSFIDVIDATLRTSYFQRNADGNPAETISFKFDPAQIPELPKPRPYREIFVYGPRVEGVHLRFGPVARGGLRWSDRREDFRTEVLGLVKAQMVKNTVIVPVGAKGGFYAKRLPDPAVDRDAWFAEGVACYKLFIQGLLDITDNIVGGKIVPPRDVVRHDQDDPYLVVAADKGTASFSDIANGLAIAHGFWLGDAFASGGSVGYDHKGMGITARGAWESVKRHFRALGRDSQSEDFTCVGIGDMSGDVFGNGMLLSRHIRLVAAFDHRHIFLDPDPDAARSFAERERLFKLPRSSWADYDGKLISKGGGVFPRSAKSIEISPQVREVLGLADDVRSLSPAALMQAILRAPVDLLWNGGIGTYVKASSEQHSDVGDRANNAIRVNGGELRCKVVGEGGNLGMSQLGRIEAAQQGVLLNTDFIDNSAGVDTSDHEVNIKILLNAAVQDGSLTMAARNKLLASMTDEVGRLVLFDNYRQNQAISLMERMSARRLGSKQHFIRTLEAQGLLDRQIEFLPSDAELSARKARGQGLTRPELSVLLSYAKLVAFQQLLDSDIPEDPYLSKELQRYFPEPLQKKYAPLMERHRLKREIIATAVTNQTINRMGATFLLRMQEDTGRSPAEVAKAYTISREVLDARSLWNQIDALDGKLPEAAQIDALQVIWNLQRSFVRWLLNRPGPMPSIAAAVERYHDAFNAIRSASGVLPDSQRPAYEASLQEWKDKGMPPALAQQLAELPYLEPAFDIIELAAERKLKPVEVSRVHFRLGEALGLPWLFEQIDALAVDGRWHAVARGVMRDELAAHHRTLASQAVAQPASDPDAKVRQWLQRDDASLRFTLGMLEELSAQKTLDYPTLSVAVQKLGQLASRG, from the coding sequence ATGACTCCGAAGCCAGCTGCAAAGGCTGCCAAACCTGCCAAGACCTCTCCCCGCAAGTCCGCCGCTCCCGCCCCGGCCAAGGCTGCCAAGGCTGCCAAGGCTGCCAAGGCCAGCAAGGCCCGCGCGGACAAGCAGGCCGCGCCGCCGGTGGCACAGGCGCCCGGGTTCACGCTGGAGCCGGTGATCGCGGCCTCGCGCAAGCTGGTTCCCGCCGCGCGCCAGGCCGAGCTGGCCGGCTTCCTCGAAGCCTTCTACCGGCGCATGGAAGAGGACGAGTTCCCGCACCACGAGCCGCAGGCCTGGGCTGCCATCGGCGCCGACATGCTGGAGTTCGCGCGCAAGCGCAAGCCGGGCACGGCCAACGTGCGGGTGTTCAACCCGGCCCTGAAGGCGAACGGCTGGGAATCGCCGTACACCGTGCTGCAGATCGTCAACGACGACATGCCGTTCCTGGTCGACTCGGTGAGCATGGCGCTGGCCGAGATGGGCGTGTCGGTGCACGTGCTGGGCCACCCGCTGGTGCGGATCGAGCGCGACCGCGCCGGCAAGCTGGCCAAGGTGGGCGAGGGCAAGGCCGAATCGCTGATGCTGCTGGAGATCGACCGCCAGCCGGCCGAGGCCATGGCCGCGATCGGGAAGCGCGTGGCCCAGGTGCTGGCCGAGGTGCGCGCGGTGGTGTCCGACTGGGGCCTGATGCGCGACCGCATGCAGACCCTGGCCGACGACCTGGCCACCCGCCGCATGCCGGTGGACGACGCCAACCGCCGCGAGGCGCAGGAGTTCCTGCGCTGGGCCGCCAACGACCACTTCATCCTGTTCGGCTACCGCGAGTACCGCGTGCTGCGGCAGGGTGGCGAGGACGTGCTGGCGCCGGTGGAAGGCTCCGGCCTGGGCCTGATGCGCGGGCACGACAGCGCCGCCCCGCGCCCGGTGCGGACCCTGGCCGCGCACGGCCTCAACGAGGCCGGCGCCGGGATCGAACCGCTGATCCTGACCAAGACCAACGCCCGCTCGCGCCTGCACCGCAAGGGCTACATGGACTACATCGGCGTCCTCGAGTTCGACGCCGGCGGCCGCATCATCGGCGAGCAGCGCTTCCTTGGCCTGTACACCTCCAGCGCCTACAACCGCCGCCCGTGGGAGATCCCGCTGGTGCGCGAGCGCCACGAGTACGTGATGCGCAAGTCCGGCCTGGCGCCGAACAGCCACAGCGGCAAGGCCCTGCGCCACATCCTCGAGACCCTGCCGCGCGAGGAGCTGTTCCAGTCCAGCCCGGAGGACCTGTACCGCACCGCCACCGGCGTGCTGAGCCTGCAGGAGCGCGTGCGCAGCCGCCTGTTCCTGCGCCGCGACCGCTACGGCCGCTTCTTCTCGGCGCTGGTCTACATTCCGCGCGAGCGCTTCAACACCGACGTGCGCCTGCGCATCGAGGCCATGCTGCGCGAGGCGCTGCACGGCGAACACGTGGACGCCAGCGTGGTCCTCGGCGAATCGCCGCTGGCCCAGCTGCACCTGATCGTGCGCCCGAAGGCGGGCGAGGTGGTGGACCTGGACATCGCCGCGCTGGAGGGCCGCCTGGCCCACCTGCTGCGCAACTGGCAGGACGACCTGCGCGAGCTGCTGATCGCCCGCCACGGCGAGGCCGAGGGCCTGCGCCTGGCGTCCAGCTACGGTCGCGCCCTGCCGGCCGGCTACATCGAGGACGTCTCGCCGGAACTGGCGGCCAACGACGTCGAGCAGCTGGCCGCGCTGGCCGGTCCCGACGACATGCGCCTGGGCCTGCACTCGACCCCGCGCGAGGGCGGCACCAGCCTGCACCTGAAGCTCTATCGCCAGCAGGACGACATCCCGCTGTCGGACGTGCTGCCGCTGATGGAGAACATGGGACTGCGGGTGATCACCGAGCATCCGTACCGCCTGCAGGCTTCCCTGCCGGGCGGCGACACCCAGCCGATCCACATCCAGGACTTCGAGGTCGAGGCCCAGGCCGACGCCGGCGACGCCGGTGCATTGGCGGCCGAGTTCGAGCAGGCCTTCGCCGCGATCTGGGCCGGCCGTGCCGAGAACGACGGCTTCAACCGCCTGATCCTGGGCGCCGGCCTCGACTGGCGCCAGGTCTCGCTGCTGCGCGGCTACTGGAAGTACCTGCTGCAGACCGGCGTGCCGTTCTCGCAGGGCTCGGTCGAGCAGACCCTGGCCCGCTACCCGTTGCCGGCGCGCCTGCTGGTGGAGCTGTTCGAGGCCCGCTTCGACCCGGCCAGCCTCAACGCCACCCAGCTGCGCGCGGCGCAGCAGCGCCTGGCCGACCAGCTGCGTCCGCTGGCCCGTGGCGACGAGGCCACCGTGCGCATCCTGCAGGAGGTGGTCGACGCCCGCGGCGGCGACCGCGCCGCCCGCGCCGAAGCAGTGCGCGAGGCCCTGCTGAAGCTCCTGGACCGCGTCGACAGCCTCGACGACGACCGCATCCTGCGCAGCTTCATCGACGTGATCGACGCGACCCTGCGCACCAGCTACTTCCAGCGCAACGCCGACGGCAACCCGGCCGAGACCATCAGCTTCAAGTTCGACCCTGCGCAGATCCCCGAGCTGCCCAAGCCGCGTCCGTACCGCGAGATCTTCGTGTACGGCCCGCGCGTGGAAGGCGTGCACCTGCGCTTCGGCCCGGTGGCCCGTGGCGGCCTGCGCTGGTCCGACCGCCGCGAGGACTTCCGCACCGAGGTCCTGGGCCTGGTCAAGGCGCAGATGGTCAAGAACACCGTGATCGTGCCGGTCGGCGCCAAGGGCGGCTTCTACGCCAAGCGCCTGCCGGACCCGGCGGTGGACCGCGACGCCTGGTTCGCCGAGGGCGTGGCCTGCTACAAGCTGTTCATCCAGGGCCTGCTGGACATCACCGACAACATCGTCGGCGGGAAGATCGTGCCGCCGCGCGACGTGGTCCGCCACGACCAGGACGATCCGTACCTGGTGGTGGCCGCCGACAAGGGCACGGCGAGCTTCTCCGACATCGCCAACGGCCTGGCCATCGCCCATGGCTTCTGGCTGGGCGACGCGTTCGCCTCCGGCGGCTCGGTCGGCTACGACCACAAGGGCATGGGCATCACCGCCCGCGGTGCCTGGGAGTCGGTCAAGCGCCACTTCCGCGCCCTGGGCCGCGACAGCCAGAGCGAGGACTTCACCTGCGTCGGCATCGGCGACATGTCCGGCGACGTGTTCGGCAACGGCATGCTGCTGTCCAGGCACATCCGCCTGGTCGCGGCGTTCGACCACCGCCACATCTTCCTGGACCCGGATCCGGACGCGGCGCGTTCCTTCGCCGAGCGCGAGCGCCTGTTCAAGCTGCCGCGCTCCAGCTGGGCCGACTACGACGGCAAGCTGATCAGCAAGGGCGGCGGCGTGTTCCCGCGCAGCGCCAAGTCGATCGAGATCAGCCCGCAGGTGCGCGAGGTGCTCGGCCTGGCCGACGACGTGCGCTCGCTGTCGCCGGCGGCGCTGATGCAGGCGATCCTGCGCGCGCCGGTGGACCTGCTGTGGAACGGCGGCATCGGCACCTACGTCAAGGCCTCCAGCGAGCAGCATTCGGACGTGGGCGATCGCGCCAACAACGCCATCCGCGTCAACGGCGGCGAGCTGCGCTGCAAGGTGGTGGGCGAGGGCGGCAACCTGGGCATGAGCCAGCTGGGCCGCATCGAGGCCGCCCAGCAGGGCGTGCTGCTCAACACCGACTTCATCGACAACTCCGCCGGCGTGGACACCTCCGACCACGAGGTGAACATCAAGATCCTGCTCAACGCCGCGGTGCAGGACGGCTCGCTGACCATGGCCGCCCGCAACAAGCTGCTGGCGTCGATGACCGACGAGGTCGGCCGCCTGGTGCTGTTCGACAACTACCGCCAGAACCAGGCCATCAGCCTGATGGAGCGGATGAGCGCCAGGCGCCTCGGCTCCAAGCAGCACTTCATCCGCACCCTCGAGGCGCAGGGCCTGCTCGACCGCCAGATCGAGTTCCTGCCGTCGGATGCGGAGCTGTCGGCGCGCAAGGCCCGCGGCCAGGGCCTGACCCGTCCGGAGCTGTCGGTGCTGCTGTCCTACGCCAAGCTGGTCGCGTTCCAGCAGCTGCTGGATTCGGACATCCCCGAGGATCCGTACCTGTCCAAGGAGCTGCAGCGCTACTTCCCCGAGCCGTTGCAGAAGAAGTACGCGCCGCTGATGGAGAGGCACCGCCTGAAGCGCGAGATCATCGCCACCGCGGTGACCAACCAGACCATCAACCGGATGGGCGCGACCTTCCTGCTGCGCATGCAGGAGGACACCGGCCGCAGCCCGGCCGAGGTGGCCAAGGCCTACACCATCAGCCGCGAGGTGCTGGACGCGCGCAGCCTGTGGAACCAGATCGACGCGCTGGACGGAAAGCTGCCGGAAGCCGCCCAGATCGACGCCCTGCAGGTGATCTGGAACCTGCAGCGCTCGTTCGTGCGCTGGCTGCTCAACCGCCCCGGCCCGATGCCCAGCATCGCCGCGGCGGTCGAGCGTTACCACGACGCGTTCAACGCCATCCGCTCGGCCTCCGGCGTGCTGCCGGACTCGCAGCGCCCGGCCTACGAGGCCTCGCTGCAGGAGTGGAAGGACAAGGGCATGCCGCCGGCGCTGGCGCAGCAGCTGGCCGAACTGCCGTACCTGGAGCCGGCGTTCGACATCATCGAGCTGGCCGCCGAGCGCAAGCTCAAGCCGGTGGAGGTGTCGCGCGTGCACTTCCGCCTTGGCGAGGCCCTGGGCCTGCCGTGGCTGTTCGAGCAGATCGACGCGCTGGCCGTCGACGGCCGCTGGCACGCGGTCGCGCGCGGCGTGATGCGCGACGAGCTGGCGGCCCACCACCGCACCCTGGCTTCGCAGGCGGTGGCGCAGCCGGCTTCCGACCCGGATGCCAAGGTGCGGCAGTGGCTGCAGCGCGACGATGCCTCGCTGCGCTTCACCCTGGGCATGCTCGAGGAGCTGTCGGCGCAGAAGACGCTCGACTATCCGACCCTGTCGGTGGCCGTGCAGAAGCTGGGCCAGCTCGCCTCGCGCGGCTGA
- a CDS encoding CheR family methyltransferase has protein sequence MSAHLPHPPTEQRDFAFSDRDFQRVCRMIHARAGIALAPAKRDMVYGRLSRRLRALGINEFGAYLDLLDADPSGPEWQSFTNALTTNLTAFFREPHHFEHLHRQLQGLAGDGPVRLWSCAASTGEEAYSMAITACEAFGTMTPPVRILATDIDTNVLATARRGVYAMERINGLDLDTRRRYFQRGTGPNDGRCRVHPALQALVEFRPLNLLAPRYDVGGSFAAIFCRNVMIYFDKATQRAVLSRLVTHMEPGSLLYTGHSENYLHAADLIQPCGRTLYRRTVRA, from the coding sequence ATGAGCGCCCATCTCCCCCATCCCCCGACCGAACAGCGCGACTTCGCGTTCTCCGACCGCGACTTCCAGCGCGTGTGCCGGATGATCCACGCCCGCGCCGGCATCGCCCTGGCCCCCGCCAAGCGCGACATGGTCTACGGTCGGCTCTCGCGCCGCCTGCGGGCGCTGGGGATCAACGAGTTCGGCGCCTACCTGGACCTGCTCGATGCCGATCCGTCCGGCCCGGAGTGGCAGTCCTTCACCAATGCGCTGACCACCAACCTCACCGCCTTCTTCCGCGAGCCGCACCACTTCGAGCACCTGCACCGGCAGCTGCAGGGGCTGGCCGGAGACGGCCCGGTGCGGCTGTGGTCCTGCGCCGCCTCCACCGGCGAGGAGGCCTATTCGATGGCCATCACCGCCTGCGAGGCCTTCGGCACCATGACCCCGCCGGTGCGCATCCTGGCCACCGACATCGACACCAACGTGCTGGCCACGGCGCGCCGTGGCGTCTACGCCATGGAGCGCATCAACGGGCTCGACCTGGACACCCGCCGCCGCTACTTCCAGCGCGGCACCGGCCCCAACGACGGCCGCTGCCGGGTGCATCCGGCGCTGCAGGCGCTTGTCGAGTTCCGCCCGCTCAACCTGCTGGCGCCGCGCTACGACGTCGGCGGCAGCTTCGCCGCGATCTTCTGCCGCAACGTGATGATCTACTTCGACAAGGCGACCCAGCGCGCCGTGCTCTCGCGCCTGGTCACCCACATGGAGCCTGGCAGCCTGCTCTACACCGGGCATTCGGAGAACTACCTGCACGCGGCCGACCTGATCCAGCCCTGCGGCCGCACCCTCTACCGCCGCACGGTGCGCGCATGA
- a CDS encoding NAD kinase: protein MTASPRIAFLASAAPGAQEALAALVERHGTCPVQEADVICSLGGDGFMLQTLHRHGGLGKPVYGMKLGTVGFLMNHYHADDLLERLAAAEPAILRPLEMVAQTESGSTVGSLAYNEVSLLRQTRQAAHIRIDLNGQQRLDELVCDGVMVCTPAGSTAYNFSAHGPILPLGSQTIALTPIAAFRPRRWRGAILKAETEVRFEILDPYKRPVSVTADSHETRDVVEVVIRESRDRTVTLLFDPEHNLEERILSEQFVV, encoded by the coding sequence ATGACCGCAAGCCCCCGCATCGCCTTCCTCGCCAGCGCCGCGCCCGGCGCCCAGGAGGCGCTGGCCGCGCTGGTGGAGCGCCACGGCACCTGCCCGGTGCAGGAAGCCGACGTGATCTGCTCGCTCGGGGGCGACGGCTTCATGCTCCAGACCCTCCACCGCCACGGTGGCCTGGGCAAGCCGGTGTACGGCATGAAGCTGGGCACGGTCGGGTTCCTGATGAACCACTACCATGCCGACGACCTGCTCGAGCGCCTGGCCGCGGCCGAGCCGGCGATCCTGCGTCCGCTGGAGATGGTGGCGCAGACCGAGTCCGGCAGCACCGTCGGCTCGCTGGCCTACAACGAGGTCTCGCTGCTGCGCCAGACGCGCCAGGCGGCGCACATCCGCATCGACCTCAACGGGCAGCAGCGGCTGGACGAACTGGTCTGCGACGGCGTGATGGTGTGCACCCCGGCCGGCAGTACCGCCTACAACTTCTCCGCCCACGGCCCGATCCTGCCGCTGGGCTCGCAGACCATCGCCCTGACCCCGATCGCGGCGTTCCGCCCGCGGCGCTGGCGCGGCGCGATCCTCAAGGCCGAGACCGAAGTGCGCTTCGAGATACTGGATCCCTACAAGCGTCCGGTGAGCGTGACCGCCGATTCGCACGAGACCCGCGACGTGGTCGAAGTGGTGATCCGCGAATCGCGTGACCGCACCGTGACCCTTCTTTTCGACCCTGAACACAACCTCGAAGAACGTATCCTGAGCGAACAATTCGTGGTATGA
- a CDS encoding protein-glutamate methylesterase/protein-glutamine glutaminase has protein sequence MAVRVLVVDDSAVVRQVLSELLAREPGIEVVGTAADPFLAREKIKRLNPDVITLDVEMPRMDGLAFLENLMRLRPMPVVMVSSLTERGADVTLQALALGAVDFVTKPRLGVAQGLEAYADEIVAKVKGAARAKVQALMRPAQRLEPAAPRASMPLSGRFRTTDRLIAIGASAGGTEAIRYVLEQMPPDAPAVVLTQHIPGGFSRAFVERLDRHSPMLVREASDGELVLPGHAYLPPGDHHLRIIRDGARWRCRVDGSAPVNRHRPAVDVLFRSVAVAAGPNAVGAILTGMGDDGARGLMEMKEAGAPTLVQDEATSVVWGMPGAAVRLGAADDIVPLDKIAQRLLELAGAHAGSHAGA, from the coding sequence ATGGCGGTCCGGGTACTGGTGGTCGACGACTCGGCGGTGGTGCGCCAGGTGCTCTCGGAGCTGCTGGCGCGCGAGCCGGGGATCGAGGTGGTCGGCACCGCCGCCGACCCGTTCCTGGCGCGGGAGAAGATCAAGCGCCTGAACCCCGACGTCATCACCCTCGACGTCGAGATGCCGCGCATGGACGGCCTGGCCTTCCTCGAGAACCTGATGCGGCTGCGGCCGATGCCGGTGGTGATGGTGTCCTCGCTGACCGAGCGCGGCGCCGACGTCACCCTGCAGGCGCTGGCGCTGGGCGCGGTCGATTTCGTCACCAAGCCCAGGCTGGGCGTGGCCCAGGGCCTGGAGGCCTATGCCGACGAGATCGTGGCCAAGGTCAAGGGCGCGGCGCGGGCGAAGGTGCAGGCGCTGATGCGCCCGGCGCAGCGGCTGGAACCGGCTGCGCCACGCGCGTCCATGCCGTTGTCCGGCCGCTTCCGCACCACCGACCGCCTGATCGCGATCGGCGCGTCGGCCGGCGGCACCGAGGCGATCCGCTACGTGCTCGAGCAGATGCCGCCGGATGCGCCGGCGGTCGTGCTCACCCAGCACATCCCCGGCGGCTTCAGCCGCGCCTTTGTCGAGCGCCTGGACCGGCACTCGCCGATGCTGGTGCGCGAGGCCAGCGACGGCGAGCTGGTGCTGCCGGGCCATGCCTACCTGCCGCCCGGCGACCACCACCTGCGCATCATCCGCGACGGTGCGCGCTGGCGCTGCCGGGTCGATGGCAGCGCACCGGTCAATCGCCACCGTCCCGCGGTGGACGTGCTGTTCCGCTCGGTGGCCGTGGCCGCCGGGCCGAACGCGGTCGGCGCGATCCTCACCGGCATGGGCGACGACGGCGCCCGCGGCCTGATGGAAATGAAGGAAGCCGGCGCGCCGACCCTGGTCCAGGACGAGGCCACCAGCGTGGTCTGGGGCATGCCCGGGGCCGCGGTACGGCTCGGCGCGGCCGACGACATCGTGCCGTTGGACAAGATCGCGCAGCGCCTGCTGGAGCTGGCCGGCGCCCACGCCGGCAGCCACGCCGGGGCCTGA